The window ATTCTTATCCGGAAACGGAAGTAACAACGGTCTTGCCTTTGTGAAACTGAAGCCATTCGATGAAAGAAAAAAAGACGGACAGACTTCTGAAGATATCACCAAGCAATTATTTGGAATTGTAGGAGCCGTTCCTGATGCCAAAGTTGTATTTTTCCAGCCGCCAAGTGTACCTGGATTTGGTAACAGTGCAGGTTTTGAGATGGTACTGCTGGATAAATCCGGAGGTGAATATGCTGATTTGGATGCCAAAACCAATGAATTCATCGGTAAACTTATGGAGAGACCGGAAATTCAATTTGCGCAGACATCATTCAATACCAAATATCCTCAATACCAGATGGAGATCAATGTTCCTCTGAGCAAACAGCTTGGGGTTTCTGTAAATGACATCCTGGCTACCATGCAGGGGTATATCGGGGGGATTTATACTGCTGACTTTACCAAGTACGGAAAACAGTTCAGGGTGATGGTTCAGGCACTTCCTGAAAACAGAAAGAATATTGAAAATCTGAATGAGCTTTATATAAGAACAGGTTCAGGCATCATGTCTCCGATTTCGCAGTTTGTAACATTGAAAAAAGCATACGGACCACAGTCTGTAAGCCGTTACAACCTCTTTACCTCCGTGAAGGTAACAGGAGCAAACTCTGAAGGATACAGTTCCGGGGATGCCATTACCGCTGTACAGCAGGTAGCGAATGAAACCCTGAATCAGAATTATGCTGTAGAATTTACCGGGTTGACAAGAGAAGAATTGAATTCCGGGTCTCAGACGCTTCTGATCTTTGCATTGAGTTTAATTTTTGTATACTTTATTCTTTCTGCACAGTATGAAAGTTATATTCTTCCGCTGGTTGTGGTTATTTCCCTTCCTTTAGGGGTAATGGGAGCTTATTTCGGGCAGAAGATTATGGGCTTGGAAAATAATATTTATTTCCAGATTGCCTTGATCATGCTTGTGGGATTACTGGCGAAAAATGCGATCCTTATTGTGGAATTTGCCGTTCAGAGGAGACATCATGGAGAAACCATTGTCATGTCAGCCATCAATGCCGCTAAGGCCAGAGTAAGACCCATCCTGATGACATCATTTGCCTTTATCTTCGGTTTATTACCGTTAGTTCTGGCAAGTGGAATTGGTGCAGTGGGGAACAGATCTATTGCTACAGGTGCGGCCATCGGACTATTGATAGGGACTATATTAGGATTATTTGTAATTCCTGTCCTGTATGTGATCTTTGAAACACTGCAGGAAAAAATTAAGCCTATTAAAAAAGAAGAAATCAATTTAGCAGAATAAAATTAAGATTTAAGAAATTAGAAGTTAGAAATTAGAGATGAGTCTAAAAACTAACTTCTAACTTCTAAACTCTAACTTCTAATTAAAAATAATGAAGAGTTTATTAAACATCATAAAAGGAATTACTTTTTCAGTTTTCATACTCGGGGCCATCTCATCCTGTATGGCAAGAAAAGAGTACGAAAGACCGAAGAACGTGGTAGACGAAAAGCTGTTCCGTACAGATATGCTTCCTTCAGACAGTGCCAGCATCGCCAATATTTCATGGAAAGAAATATTTACCGACCCTATATTGCAGGGGCATATTTCTAAAGCACTGGAGAATAACCTGGATATCAGGATTGCCTTAGAAAGTATCAATTCTGCGGAAGCTTACCTGAAACAAAGTAAAGCCGCTTACCAGCCAACACTTTCCATCGGGCCTAACTATACGTTCCAGACCCAGTCTATCAACACTCAGTTTGGGCAGATCATTGGGGAAAGACGTTATGTCAACCAGTTTGACATAACAGCCACTATCGGATGGGAAGCAGATATCTGGGGGAAACTGAGAGCACAGGAGAAAGCACAGTTAGCAACTTACTTAGGTACCGTTGCTGCCCATAAAGCAGTGAAAAGCAGCCTTGTGTCTTCTATTGCTTCAGCGTATTATCAGCTGCTGACTTTTGATGCCCAGAAGAGAATCATTACAGAAACCATTGCGGTAAGAGAAAAAAACCTGGAAGCTACAAAAGCTTTGAAAACTGCCGGAACCGTTACTGAAGTTGCAGTACAACAGAGTGAAGCGCTTGTTTTCAATGCCAAATCTTTACTGATTGATATGGATACACAGATCCAGCTGCTTGAAAACACTATGAGCCTTCTTATGGGGGAGCCTTCTCATTCTATTGAGAGATCTACACTGGAAGGACAGAATCTTCCGATTGATCTGAAGCTGGGGTATCCTTCTCAACTTCTGGCCAACCGTCCGGATGTGATGAGAGCAGAATACAACCTGATGAATGCTTTCGAGCTGACAAACTCTGCTAAAGCTCAGTTTTATCCTACTTTAAAACTGACAGGAAGCGGTGGACTTCAGTCTGTGGATATTGACCACTTATTCAGTGTGAATTCATTGTTCGCGAATGTAGTGGCAGGATTGGCTCAGCCGATTCTGAACAAAAGACAGATCAAGACGAACTATGACGTGAGTCTTGCCAATCAGGAAACGGCATATCTGAACTTCAGAAAAACAGTTCTTACTGCCGGTAAGGAGGTTTCGGATGCTATCAGGGTTTTCTCTGTTCAGGATTCATTCATTGAATTGAAGCAAAAAGAGCTGGATGCCTATAAAAAATCAGTTGACTATTCTCAGGAACTGGTAAACTATGGTATGGCGAATTATCTTGAAGTATTGAATGCCAGTGTGAACTCACTGAATGCAGAACTTAATATTTCTAACGCAAGATACAGTAAAATGAAAGCAGCGGTAGAGCTTTATCAGGCTTTAGGCGGAGGCTGGAAATAACCTGTACGCTTTATTAATAATACAAAACGTATGTCAGCAATGGCATGCGTTTTTTTATTTTTAAAGAGATTGAAGATCAGTGTCTTCTATTGACAGGTCAATCTGAGTTTATCTTTGTGATTGTATTATTAAAGGTAAAATTGGAATCATTAAAATTGATTCTTTTTTTAAGCAAATGTATCGATGCCATTTTCTTATGTCATTTTTGCACCTTACTACAATGTACCCAATATTTCCATGGTCTTTTTTTCTTTGTGTGCTATTATTTTTAGAATAGCTGAAGCCTGGTGAATAGATTCCATTTCTTTTGTCTGGCTTACCTTTTCAAACAGCCGGGATAGAGTAGTCCAGAGTGCTGCAATTTCGGAGAATTCTTTGTATCCTGTTTTTAGCTGATCGAGCTGGAGTAATTCATAGCTTTCTTTCAAAAAATCCCGGTATAAATTTCTGAACAATGCTCCGCCGGTTCCTGCTTTCTCCATTAGTATTGCCGCCTGGCTGAATTCATTTTCGATGTTTTTACTTGTATGGAACCATTTGATAATTTCAGTACTGGTTTTTAAAATTCCCTTGTAGCCAGCATTTGTAATGGGCGGGTTCAGATAGTCTGCTGCATTATTTTTAATGGCAGCAGAAATTATTTTTTTCAGATCAAATTTTTGATCAGTTTTTTTAATCGTATAATAGAGATTTTTAGAAGCCATAGCCCCTTTTTCTGCGCGTGCCATTGCTAAACTTTTTAAAGAAGTCTGTACCTTCCCGCCTTGTTGTCTGGTGTCTACCAGGAAAGCATTTTCAGTGTCATAACCATAAATAGCCGCATAGTGTCCGGCAAAATGAAATGGATTTGAGAAATATTCCAAATGGTAACAATCCAGTTTCAATCCTACTATCTGACCTTTGTCCAGAAGTTCTTTTACATGATTCCATGCCTTTACTTGTGAGGAAGTTTCCTTAACCGTTAATTCGAGATTCAGATTACGGGTTAAATTTCTTGTCAGCACATCAGGTTTTACCCGTCCGCCAATAAAGGGAAATTCCATTGTTTTCATATTCCAGTAAATAAAACCAAGTCCTTCACCCAATCCAAAAAGCATGGGTTCAGAGAGCTCAACTCCGATTTGCAGCAATAGCGTTCCTGTAGCCGTGGTTTCGCAGTGCTGACCGTCAAAAGGCCTAAGGTTTTCTATTTTCATTTTTGGATTATTAATTTTTATGAAAGAAAAATACATAAATCTCTTTACATATAGATCTTGATTTCTTACCGTTTGTATGTTAAAATTCTTTAAAATTCAAAATGAATTTGTAATTATGTATTTAACTACGTAGTTTTATACTTTAAAATAAAAATACTATGAAATTGCAGATACGGCCTATAGGAAATTCTTATTCTGAACAGGCTATTGACTTAATTTTAACGATTCAGCAGAAAGAATTTAATATCCCGATTACTATAGAGGATCAGCCTGATCTTTTGCAGATAGAAAGTTTTTACAGAGAAGGTGGCGGAAATTTTTGGGGCGCTTTTGTGGATGGAGAACTGGTAGGGTCTATTGCTCTGATTAAATTTGATGAGAGGGCAGGAGCCATCAGGAAAATGTTTGTAAGGAATGAATTCAGAGGAAAAGAATTGAATATTGCCCAGGAATTACTGGAGGTGTTAATTTCTTTCTGCCGGGAAAACGGAATAGATGATCTCTATTTGGGAACCATAACGGTACTGAAAGCAGCACAGCGTTTCTATGAAAGGAATCATTTTATAAAAATTGATAAAGAAAATCTTCCGGTACAATTTCCTTTAATGAGTGCTGACGATGTTTTTTATCATCTAAATACTAATTGAATATGAATGTAATCAACGAAGCCGGAATTCTTGCGATATCCACCAGGCTGCACCGCTTGAGTGAACAGCTGAGGAAAGACGGAGCGCTTATTTATAAAGCATTCGGAATTGATTTCGAACTGAAGTGGTTTCCCGTTATCTTCACCATTTATAAAAAAGAGGTAGCCAGTGTAGTAGAAATTGCCAATGAGATCGGATACACCCATCCATCTACAATAACCCTTCTGAAAGAACTCGAAAAACAGGACCTGATCCAATGGGAAAAAGACAAACAGGATGAGCGGAAAAGACTGTTTAAGCTTACTCACAAAGGCAATGGGCTTATTGAGAAAATGAAACCTGTGTGGGAACTGATGTCGCAGATTTTAGGAGACATTTCTGATAATAAAAATAACCTGCTGAAGGCGATTAATGAAGCGGAAGAGAAGATCGCCAGCCAGTCTTTTTACCAGAGGGCATTGCAGGTGAATAATACAAAAAAATAAACCGGCTGATAAGCCGGTTTATCCACACACTTAGATGACTTGGAAAGTATTTAATACTGTTAAATACCTTTCCCTATGATTTTAAATACTTTTTACAATATTAACAGATAAATAATTAATCCTGTTACGGGTTCCAGTAAGGTCATTACAAAAAATGTATTATGGATGTTGGAAACTGAAAAACTCCGCCAGAACCTGGCGGAGTTTTTTGGATTACGGTTAAAATGAAATGATTTTAGAATCTTAAAGTGGCTGCTACAGACCAGGTTCTTCCAAAACCAAGAAATCCTGTATTCCCGTCTGCTACCCCCTGATAAACTCTGCCTGCGTCCTGATAGGTTTTTCCGGCATCCGGACCGTTGGCAATTTTATCACCTGCGAAAATATTGGAGCTTAATTCAGAAATATAATATTTGTTGAATAAGTTGTATACGTTCGCTCTCAGTGTTAAAGATTTTTTGGCATCAAGGATGAATTTGTAGGAAGCTCCTACATCAAATAAATGATAGCTGGGCAATTGTACAATTCCTTTTTCTCTTGCTGCTTCGGTAAGGAAGTTGATCGGATTGAACTGTGCATACAGCTTGTCGTAATATTCCCAGTTGGCATCAATGCTGAATGCTTTCGTAATATTATAATCAGCCCCGATACTTGCTGTTGTCTGGGCGGCGTCTCCTACCTTTAGGTCTTTGATGTTGATGACTCCGGTAGCTCCTGCAATTTCCTGATTGTTCTGAACATCCAGGATGTTGAAATTAGCATTTCCTTTATACTTCCAGTTACCCAATGATAACATCCCTCTAAGTCTAAGGTTGGCAAAAGGTCTTGCCTTTGCTTCCAGTTCTACTCCCTGGTGTACCTGACCCACGTTCAGGGCATTGTAGAAATAAGCATTTCCAAGGCTTAACTGGGAGAATTTTGCAACATCTGCCGCTGTAGCATTGAATGTTCTTGAAATAAATCTGTCATCCCACTGCGTTCTGTACGCATTGATATTCACATCCACATAACGGGATTTGAAACCATATCCTAATTCTACAGAGAAAATTCTTTCGTTCTTTGCATCGTTATAAATATTTTGGTTGGATGGGAACAAAGCATTGAATAAAGGCTGTCTTGAAATAACTCCCGTATTGAAAAATACGTTATGATGGTCATCTATATTATAGTTGGCCCCTCCTTTTACAATATATCCTGTCTTGTGGTACCATTTTGTTTCCTGGTTTCCTGGTGTATACAGCATATAATCCACTCTCTTGTAATACTGCTCAGAAACGGAACCCTGTACAGACGCACTTAATTTTTCAGAGCTGTATTCAACCATTCCATAGATACCAGCCCATTTTACCAGTCCTTCATTGTGGATAGATACTTTCTGAGCATCTTTGAGCTTAGTAAGCGGTTCAGGCTTTACCGTTTGGTTAATATAATATCCTTTAGGGGCATTGGCCGTGCTTGGAACATATAATGCATCAGATCCTAACATATCCGTTACAATATCATACAGCGCTCCTTTGTAGGTTTTAAGATCAATACCTCCGTTAAAGGTCCAGTTGTTTTTTTTGTAATTGAGGTCTGCAATTACACCATACCAGTCATGAGCATTGATGCTCTGCTTTCTCACGATACCATTGGTGCCGTTCAGCGTAGCTACATATTGCCCGTTATAATCAGCAGGGGAGCCTGCAGGTGCTGTAAAGGTTGATTTCTGGAAGGTATTTCCATTATAATCTGTTACCATACCCCCTCTGTTATAGCGGTAAATCATATCCCAGTTGATGGTACCGTCTCCTCCGGCACCATAATTCATAAAGTTCATGGTTTGCCCGGCTGCATTTTTGATGGAACCATTAAGTCCGGTACCACCGCCGCCACGTCCCCATGAACCGTAAAGAACGGTAGATAATTTCAGATTGTCATTCATATTCCAGTCCCAGTTCAAGGAAGCAATAGGCTTGTGGTAGAAGTTAGGAGCTAAATTGAATTGAGATCCGTTCAGCATTCCTGTCTGCGGGTTGTATCTTCTTCCGTAGGTTTCAAACTGCTGTAAAGTTGCTACATTGGCTCCTGTAGCAGAAGATCTTCTGGTATCATGTACCTGTGGTGCTCCGGTTGCAATAAAATTGAATGCATGATTTTCATTAGGCTTAAATCCTGTAGAGAAAAACCATGAGTAACCTTCTCCCTGTGTGCCATTGATGTACCCATCACCCTGCCAGCGGGAAAGCAATACGGTTGTTCCCCATTTATTTTTTAATCCGGAAGAATACATCGCAGATATTCTGGAATAGTTATCATTACCCACTTCTCCTTTAATCATTGCTTTCTGCTCAGAATCGGTAGCTTTGGTAACAATATTGATGGTACCTCCTACAGACGGAACTACAAATTTAGAAGCTCCTAATCCTCTCTGGATTTGGATGTTGCTGGCAATGTCAGCCAATCCCGTCCAGTTAGACCAGTATACAGTACCTCCCTGCATATCATTCACCGGCTGTCCGTTGATGATCACTGCAATGTTGGCCCCGTCAAAACCTCTCATATTGATTCTGCTGTCTCCGAATCCTCCTCCTACTTTGGTTACATAAACAGATGGAGTAGACTTCATAATTTCCGGGAATTCCCTGTTTCCCAGTTTCTCCTGAATTTCTGCTGCTTTGATGTTGGAAACCGCAACAGGAGTTTTTCTTTCTTTGGCGGTTTGTGAAAGGTTTCTTCCTACCACCATCACCTCTTCAATAGATTTAGATTTCTCTAAAGAATCCTTCGTACTCTGCCCATAGTATAAGGCTGCCGTAGGCAATACAAGCGCTACAATTAGTCGCTTTTTAAAAATAATGCTCATGAAATAAACTAGCGTGTTTGATTTTAAGGCTGCAAAGATGGATAATTATTTTTGAATTAAGTATTAAATCTTCAGCAAGTGATTTCATAAAGAGCGTGGATCATCTACTGATATGCACTTTTGGACTGTATTAAATTACTTCATGACTTTAATTTACAATTTGTTAAAGTAGCGAACGACGAGGAAAAGATTTTTATGAATATAATAATCATGTTGTGGCTGTTTTTATCGGAAGCAATTATTGTAATATCATCATTTGATTGAAAAATTAAAGCAGTTTAACATATTCATGGTATTTTAAAAATATATTCCACCAGATGATTTTAGATACCACATCTCAATATTCCGGGCAACAATGGTCTTATTGTTGCAGATTCACTACCACCAAACACTAAATTATTATATTATGGAAACTAAAACAGCCACCAAAAAAGCACCTGCTAAAAAAGCAGCGCCCGCAAAAACATCCGCGAAAGCATCTGCAAAAACTCCGGCTAAAAAAAATGCAGCCAAAGAACTGGAAGATCTTTTTGAAGACTCGTTAAAAGACATCTATTGGGCTGAAAAGGCTTTGCTGAAAGCATTACCCACCATGATGAAAAATGCAACCAGTGAAAAGCTTAAAACAGCAATCGACAAGCACATTACTGAAACGGAAGGCCATGTTGAAAGGCTTGAAGGATGCTTTAAAGCATTAGGAAAAAAGGCCCAGGCTAAGAAGTGTGATGCTATGCAGGGACTGTTGGACGAAGGA of the Chryseobacterium aureum genome contains:
- a CDS encoding efflux transporter outer membrane subunit; translation: MKSLLNIIKGITFSVFILGAISSCMARKEYERPKNVVDEKLFRTDMLPSDSASIANISWKEIFTDPILQGHISKALENNLDIRIALESINSAEAYLKQSKAAYQPTLSIGPNYTFQTQSINTQFGQIIGERRYVNQFDITATIGWEADIWGKLRAQEKAQLATYLGTVAAHKAVKSSLVSSIASAYYQLLTFDAQKRIITETIAVREKNLEATKALKTAGTVTEVAVQQSEALVFNAKSLLIDMDTQIQLLENTMSLLMGEPSHSIERSTLEGQNLPIDLKLGYPSQLLANRPDVMRAEYNLMNAFELTNSAKAQFYPTLKLTGSGGLQSVDIDHLFSVNSLFANVVAGLAQPILNKRQIKTNYDVSLANQETAYLNFRKTVLTAGKEVSDAIRVFSVQDSFIELKQKELDAYKKSVDYSQELVNYGMANYLEVLNASVNSLNAELNISNARYSKMKAAVELYQALGGGWK
- a CDS encoding BtrH N-terminal domain-containing protein; translation: MKIENLRPFDGQHCETTATGTLLLQIGVELSEPMLFGLGEGLGFIYWNMKTMEFPFIGGRVKPDVLTRNLTRNLNLELTVKETSSQVKAWNHVKELLDKGQIVGLKLDCYHLEYFSNPFHFAGHYAAIYGYDTENAFLVDTRQQGGKVQTSLKSLAMARAEKGAMASKNLYYTIKKTDQKFDLKKIISAAIKNNAADYLNPPITNAGYKGILKTSTEIIKWFHTSKNIENEFSQAAILMEKAGTGGALFRNLYRDFLKESYELLQLDQLKTGYKEFSEIAALWTTLSRLFEKVSQTKEMESIHQASAILKIIAHKEKKTMEILGTL
- a CDS encoding GNAT family N-acetyltransferase, producing the protein MKLQIRPIGNSYSEQAIDLILTIQQKEFNIPITIEDQPDLLQIESFYREGGGNFWGAFVDGELVGSIALIKFDERAGAIRKMFVRNEFRGKELNIAQELLEVLISFCRENGIDDLYLGTITVLKAAQRFYERNHFIKIDKENLPVQFPLMSADDVFYHLNTN
- a CDS encoding MarR family winged helix-turn-helix transcriptional regulator; protein product: MNVINEAGILAISTRLHRLSEQLRKDGALIYKAFGIDFELKWFPVIFTIYKKEVASVVEIANEIGYTHPSTITLLKELEKQDLIQWEKDKQDERKRLFKLTHKGNGLIEKMKPVWELMSQILGDISDNKNNLLKAINEAEEKIASQSFYQRALQVNNTKK
- a CDS encoding TonB-dependent receptor, whose amino-acid sequence is MSIIFKKRLIVALVLPTAALYYGQSTKDSLEKSKSIEEVMVVGRNLSQTAKERKTPVAVSNIKAAEIQEKLGNREFPEIMKSTPSVYVTKVGGGFGDSRINMRGFDGANIAVIINGQPVNDMQGGTVYWSNWTGLADIASNIQIQRGLGASKFVVPSVGGTINIVTKATDSEQKAMIKGEVGNDNYSRISAMYSSGLKNKWGTTVLLSRWQGDGYINGTQGEGYSWFFSTGFKPNENHAFNFIATGAPQVHDTRRSSATGANVATLQQFETYGRRYNPQTGMLNGSQFNLAPNFYHKPIASLNWDWNMNDNLKLSTVLYGSWGRGGGGTGLNGSIKNAAGQTMNFMNYGAGGDGTINWDMIYRYNRGGMVTDYNGNTFQKSTFTAPAGSPADYNGQYVATLNGTNGIVRKQSINAHDWYGVIADLNYKKNNWTFNGGIDLKTYKGALYDIVTDMLGSDALYVPSTANAPKGYYINQTVKPEPLTKLKDAQKVSIHNEGLVKWAGIYGMVEYSSEKLSASVQGSVSEQYYKRVDYMLYTPGNQETKWYHKTGYIVKGGANYNIDDHHNVFFNTGVISRQPLFNALFPSNQNIYNDAKNERIFSVELGYGFKSRYVDVNINAYRTQWDDRFISRTFNATAADVAKFSQLSLGNAYFYNALNVGQVHQGVELEAKARPFANLRLRGMLSLGNWKYKGNANFNILDVQNNQEIAGATGVINIKDLKVGDAAQTTASIGADYNITKAFSIDANWEYYDKLYAQFNPINFLTEAAREKGIVQLPSYHLFDVGASYKFILDAKKSLTLRANVYNLFNKYYISELSSNIFAGDKIANGPDAGKTYQDAGRVYQGVADGNTGFLGFGRTWSVAATLRF
- a CDS encoding YciE/YciF ferroxidase family protein, with the translated sequence METKTATKKAPAKKAAPAKTSAKASAKTPAKKNAAKELEDLFEDSLKDIYWAEKALLKALPTMMKNATSEKLKTAIDKHITETEGHVERLEGCFKALGKKAQAKKCDAMQGLLDEGKSIIEETEPGAVRDAGIIAAAQKVEHYEIATYGTLAAFAKVLKEDECLKNLLSTLEEEKKCDELLTKVADTNLNSKAK